One region of Oxalobacteraceae bacterium OTU3CAMAD1 genomic DNA includes:
- a CDS encoding S-(hydroxymethyl)glutathione dehydrogenase/class III alcohol dehydrogenase: MKTKAAIAWQAGQPLTIEEVELGGPREGEVLVEIKATGICHTDYYTLSGADPEGIFPAILGHEGAGVVVDVGPGVKSLKKDDHVIPLYTPECRQCKFCLSQKTNLCQSIRSTQGRGLMPDATSRFSIDGKPIYHYMGTSTFSNYIVVPEIALAKIREDAPFDKVCYIGCGVTTGVGAVLFTAKVEAGANVVVFGLGGIGLNVIQAAKMVGADKIIGVDINPARQEMARKFGMTHFINPTEVENVVDAIVQLTDGGADYSFECIGNTTTMRQSLECCHKGWGQSIIIGVAAAGQEISTRPFQLVTGRVWKGSAFGGARGRTDVPKIVDWYMEGKLNIDDLITHRLPLERINEGFDLMKSGESIRSVVIY, from the coding sequence ATGAAAACCAAAGCCGCCATTGCATGGCAAGCGGGCCAGCCGCTGACGATCGAGGAAGTGGAGCTGGGCGGACCGCGCGAGGGCGAGGTACTGGTCGAGATCAAGGCCACCGGCATTTGCCACACCGATTACTACACCTTGTCCGGCGCCGATCCGGAAGGTATCTTCCCCGCCATCCTGGGCCATGAGGGCGCCGGCGTGGTGGTCGACGTCGGCCCCGGCGTCAAATCGCTCAAGAAGGACGACCACGTCATTCCGCTGTACACGCCGGAATGCCGCCAGTGCAAATTCTGCCTGTCGCAAAAGACCAACCTGTGCCAGTCGATCCGCTCGACCCAGGGACGCGGCCTGATGCCCGACGCCACCAGCCGCTTCTCCATCGACGGCAAGCCGATTTACCACTACATGGGCACGTCGACCTTCTCCAACTACATCGTGGTGCCGGAAATCGCGCTGGCCAAGATCCGCGAGGACGCGCCGTTCGATAAAGTTTGCTACATCGGTTGCGGCGTGACCACCGGCGTGGGCGCGGTGCTGTTCACCGCCAAGGTGGAGGCGGGCGCCAACGTCGTCGTGTTCGGCCTGGGCGGCATCGGCCTGAACGTGATCCAGGCGGCCAAGATGGTCGGCGCCGACAAGATCATCGGCGTCGACATCAATCCGGCCCGCCAGGAAATGGCGCGCAAGTTCGGCATGACCCATTTCATCAACCCGACCGAGGTGGAAAACGTCGTCGACGCGATCGTCCAGCTGACCGACGGCGGCGCCGACTACAGCTTCGAGTGCATCGGCAACACCACCACGATGCGCCAGTCGCTCGAGTGCTGCCACAAGGGCTGGGGCCAGTCGATCATCATCGGCGTGGCGGCGGCGGGGCAGGAGATCTCCACCCGTCCGTTCCAGCTGGTGACGGGGCGCGTGTGGAAGGGTTCGGCCTTCGGCGGCGCCCGTGGCCGCACCGACGTGCCGAAGATCGTCGACTGGTACATGGAAGGCAAGCTCAATATCGACGACCTGATCACCCATCGCTTGCCGCTCGAGCGCATCAACGAGGGCTTCGACCTGATGAAGAGCGGCGAATCGATCCGTTCGGTCGTGATCTACTAG
- a CDS encoding response regulator — protein sequence MTNDYSNDTFRPFSDQEGGAAIGFSIYAAAPRVLHIDSDADAALVLATLLVPETQVTHVATMAAAQDLLRREQFALVVIDPDLQDGDGGALLHGLHQHQQDARVLLYSARHPERHMAGSSFLPKPWTSPRQLWRTVSDLLAIGPAMPVEPQ from the coding sequence ATGACCAACGATTATTCCAATGACACCTTCCGTCCATTCAGCGACCAGGAAGGCGGCGCCGCGATCGGCTTTTCCATCTACGCGGCCGCGCCGCGCGTGCTCCACATCGACAGCGACGCCGACGCCGCGCTGGTGCTGGCCACCTTGCTGGTGCCGGAAACCCAGGTGACCCATGTGGCGACGATGGCCGCCGCCCAGGACCTGCTGCGCCGCGAGCAGTTCGCGCTGGTGGTGATCGATCCCGACCTGCAGGACGGCGACGGCGGCGCCTTGCTGCATGGTTTGCACCAACACCAGCAGGACGCCCGCGTGCTGCTGTACTCGGCCCGCCATCCGGAGCGCCACATGGCCGGCAGCAGCTTCCTGCCCAAGCCGTGGACCTCGCCGCGCCAGCTGTGGCGCACCGTGTCGGACTTGCTGGCCATCGGCCCGGCGATGCCGGTCGAGCCGCAATAG
- a CDS encoding response regulator, which produces MPVSPSPKRLILIVDDDQLLLDFLGEVLGNAGYDILKASSAEQALNVIAQREPDLALLDIHMPGMTGLELAKQLHATSSVPFMFLSGRGDADAGKQAASYGAVGFLVKPVDEKHLMPAFAAGLARADEIRQLRRTELNLNAALAAGRETSLAVGLLMCKFQTDRNTAFEVLRDHARSNRRKVNEVADQLLAAEETLNGLHAAFNQRLKK; this is translated from the coding sequence ATGCCAGTTTCTCCTAGCCCCAAGCGTCTGATCCTTATCGTCGACGACGACCAACTGCTGCTCGACTTCCTGGGCGAAGTACTCGGCAATGCCGGCTACGACATCCTCAAGGCGTCGTCGGCGGAGCAGGCCCTGAACGTGATCGCCCAGCGCGAACCGGATCTGGCGCTGCTCGATATCCACATGCCCGGCATGACCGGGCTGGAACTGGCCAAGCAGCTGCACGCGACCAGTTCGGTGCCGTTCATGTTCCTGTCCGGACGCGGCGACGCCGACGCTGGCAAGCAGGCCGCCTCGTACGGCGCGGTCGGCTTCCTGGTCAAACCGGTCGACGAAAAGCACCTGATGCCGGCGTTCGCCGCCGGCCTGGCGCGCGCCGACGAGATCCGCCAGCTGCGCCGCACCGAGCTCAATCTGAACGCCGCGCTGGCCGCCGGCCGCGAGACCAGCCTGGCCGTGGGCCTGCTGATGTGCAAATTCCAGACCGACCGCAACACGGCGTTCGAGGTGTTGCGCGACCACGCCCGCTCCAACCGCCGCAAGGTCAACGAGGTGGCCGACCAGCTGCTGGCCGCCGAGGAAACGTTAAACGGCCTGCATGCGGCCTTTAACCAACGTCTGAAAAAGTAG
- the thiE gene encoding thiamine phosphate synthase, translated as MQGLYLVTPNWDDTARLLDASEQALDAGVGHGVGGGNLVALLQYRHKEAASALRLEQAGALLALCRRYGVPFIVNDHVDLCLETGADGVHLGGTDADVAQVRARLGADKIIGASCYGDMPRALAAQRAGASYVAFGGFYPSRVKQYAVTTRPEILDQARETISVPTVVIGGMTPENAAPLVARGAGMVAAISSVYQAESVAGAVGQFASMFVIHNTSKSFQQKGLSAL; from the coding sequence ATGCAAGGACTTTATCTGGTCACCCCCAACTGGGACGACACCGCGCGGCTGCTGGACGCCAGCGAACAGGCGCTCGACGCCGGCGTGGGCCACGGCGTCGGCGGCGGTAACCTCGTCGCGCTGCTGCAATACCGCCACAAGGAGGCGGCAAGCGCGCTGCGCCTGGAGCAGGCGGGCGCGCTGCTGGCGCTGTGCCGGCGCTACGGCGTGCCGTTCATCGTCAACGACCACGTCGACCTGTGCCTGGAAACGGGCGCCGACGGCGTGCACCTCGGCGGCACCGACGCCGACGTCGCGCAGGTGCGCGCCCGGCTCGGCGCCGACAAGATCATCGGCGCCTCGTGCTACGGCGACATGCCGCGCGCGCTGGCGGCGCAGCGGGCCGGCGCCAGCTATGTGGCCTTCGGCGGCTTCTACCCGTCCCGTGTTAAACAATACGCCGTCACCACGCGCCCGGAGATCCTCGACCAGGCGCGCGAAACGATCAGCGTTCCCACCGTCGTCATCGGCGGCATGACGCCGGAGAACGCGGCGCCGCTGGTCGCGCGCGGCGCCGGCATGGTCGCGGCCATCAGCAGCGTCTATCAAGCTGAAAGCGTGGCCGGCGCGGTCGGCCAGTTCGCGTCGATGTTTGTCATACACAACACCAGCAAATCATTCCAGCAGAAGGGTCTTTCCGCTTTATAA
- a CDS encoding hydroxymethylpyrimidine/phosphomethylpyrimidine kinase — MTATGPGAAARPCVLVFAGMDPSGGAGIVADAQAVAGQGAHALCVVTALTVQDNDRAYEVQPVEPDLVLRQARALTGKIAIAAVKIGIPGSAANALAIAQVIRALRALQPELPVVLDPVLASGHGDTLSRGDAVAALAPLLPLVTVLTPNGPEALALSGHATPDPQAQAQVLRALGCRHVLITGGHGDGDEVVNRWFGPGAEPGNTPPATQQWRWQRLDGGFHGSGCTLASAIAGQLALGTPTGCALDQAQYYCNAALRDAYTVAPGQRIPLR, encoded by the coding sequence ATGACGGCGACGGGGCCCGGCGCGGCCGCGCGGCCGTGCGTGCTGGTGTTCGCCGGGATGGACCCTTCCGGCGGCGCCGGCATCGTCGCCGACGCACAGGCGGTCGCGGGGCAGGGCGCGCACGCGCTGTGCGTCGTCACCGCCCTGACGGTGCAGGACAACGACCGCGCCTACGAGGTGCAACCGGTCGAACCGGACCTGGTGCTGCGCCAGGCCCGCGCGCTGACCGGCAAGATCGCGATCGCCGCCGTCAAGATCGGCATTCCCGGCAGCGCCGCCAACGCGCTGGCGATCGCGCAAGTGATCCGCGCGTTGCGCGCGCTGCAACCGGAACTGCCGGTGGTGCTCGACCCGGTGCTGGCCAGCGGCCATGGCGACACGCTGTCGCGCGGCGACGCGGTGGCGGCGCTGGCGCCGTTGCTGCCGCTGGTGACGGTGCTGACGCCCAACGGTCCGGAGGCGCTGGCACTGAGCGGACACGCCACGCCCGACCCGCAGGCGCAGGCCCAGGTCCTCCGCGCGCTGGGCTGCCGCCACGTGCTGATCACCGGCGGCCACGGCGACGGCGACGAGGTGGTCAATCGCTGGTTCGGCCCCGGCGCCGAACCCGGGAACACCCCGCCAGCCACGCAACAATGGCGCTGGCAGCGCCTGGACGGCGGCTTCCACGGCAGCGGTTGCACGCTCGCCTCGGCCATCGCCGGCCAGCTGGCGCTGGGCACGCCGACCGGCTGCGCGCTCGACCAGGCGCAGTACTATTGCAACGCCGCGCTGCGCGACGCCTATACGGTCGCCCCCGGCCAGCGCATTCCGCTGCGCTAG
- a CDS encoding thiazole synthase, with protein MNAPSQDLLTIAGKQYTSRLLVGSGKYKDLQQTRDATDAAGAEIITVAIRRVNIGQDPKAPSLLDVLPPSQYTILPNTAGCYNAKDAVYTLQMARELLNGHKLVKLEVLGDEKTLFPHMPETLVAAEILVKDGFDVMVYCSDDPIQAKILEDIGCVAVMPLASLIGSGMGILNPWNLSLIIDQAKVPVLVDAGVGTASDAAIAMELGCDGVLMNTAIAGARDPVRMARAMKLGVQAGREAYLAGRIARKFAASPSSPMAGRLA; from the coding sequence ATGAACGCACCATCCCAAGACCTGCTGACCATCGCCGGCAAGCAATACACATCGCGCCTGCTGGTCGGCAGCGGCAAATACAAGGACTTGCAGCAAACCCGCGACGCGACCGACGCCGCCGGGGCGGAGATCATCACCGTGGCCATCCGCCGCGTCAACATCGGCCAGGACCCGAAGGCGCCCAGCCTGCTGGACGTGCTGCCGCCGTCGCAGTACACCATCCTGCCCAACACGGCCGGCTGCTACAACGCCAAGGACGCGGTCTACACCCTGCAGATGGCGCGCGAGCTGCTCAACGGCCACAAGCTGGTCAAGCTGGAAGTGCTGGGCGACGAGAAGACCTTGTTCCCGCACATGCCGGAGACCCTGGTCGCGGCCGAGATCCTGGTCAAGGACGGTTTCGACGTCATGGTTTACTGCAGCGACGATCCGATCCAGGCCAAGATCCTCGAGGACATCGGCTGCGTGGCGGTGATGCCGCTGGCGTCGCTGATCGGCTCCGGCATGGGCATCCTCAATCCGTGGAACCTGTCGCTGATCATCGACCAGGCCAAGGTGCCGGTGCTGGTCGACGCCGGCGTCGGCACCGCCTCCGACGCCGCCATCGCGATGGAGCTGGGCTGCGACGGCGTGTTGATGAACACCGCCATCGCCGGCGCGCGCGACCCGGTGCGCATGGCGCGCGCCATGAAGCTGGGCGTGCAGGCCGGCCGCGAGGCTTATCTGGCCGGGCGCATCGCGCGCAAGTTCGCCGCCTCGCCGTCGTCGCCGATGGCGGGCCGGCTGGCATGA
- the thiS gene encoding sulfur carrier protein ThiS, whose translation MNDASISIEPIAIELNGAPHEVPPQQTLAQLVDALSLTGQALALAVNRSVVPRQQWPQRVLQPLDKVDIVRAIGGG comes from the coding sequence ATGAACGACGCGAGCATTTCGATAGAGCCGATTGCGATAGAACTGAACGGCGCGCCCCACGAGGTGCCGCCGCAACAGACCTTGGCCCAGCTGGTCGACGCGCTGTCCTTGACCGGGCAAGCGCTGGCGCTGGCGGTCAACCGCTCGGTGGTGCCGCGCCAGCAATGGCCTCAGCGGGTGCTGCAGCCGCTGGACAAAGTGGACATCGTGCGCGCCATCGGCGGCGGCTAA
- the thiC gene encoding phosphomethylpyrimidine synthase ThiC, whose protein sequence is MNANPKFLSATATVDEAAIKPLPNSRKIYVEGSRPDIRVPMREITQADTPASFGFEANPPVYVYDTSGPYTDPDAVIDIRSGLAATPRLPWILERGDTEELDGPTSDYGKARLADPALAELRFNLHRQPRRARAGANVTQMHYARRGIVTPEMEFVAIRENLRRKEYLENLKGSGPMGQRLADLMGRQHPGQSFGASIPAEITPEFVREEIARGRAIIPANINHPEIEPMIIGRNFLVKINANIGNSAVTSSIGEEVEKMTWAIRWGGDNVMDLSTGKHIHETREWIIRNSPVPIGTVPIYQALEKVNGKAEDLTWEIYRDTLIEQAEQGVDYFTIHAGVLLRYVPMTAKRLTGIVSRGGSIMAKWCLAHHKESFLYTHFEEICEIMKAYDVSFSLGDGLRPGSIYDANDEAQLGELKTLGELTQIAWKHDVQVMIEGPGHVPMQLIKENMDLQLEQCHEAPFYTLGPLTTDIAPGYDHITSGIGAAQIGWYGTAMLCYVTPKEHLGLPDKNDVKDGIITYKIAAHAADLAKGHPGAQIRDNALSKARFEFRWDDQFNLGLDPDKAREFHDETLPKDSAKVAHFCSMCGPHFCSMKITQEVREYAAANGMSDGVAIEQGMQVKAVEFIKNGAELYRKL, encoded by the coding sequence ATGAACGCCAATCCCAAATTCCTGTCCGCCACCGCCACCGTGGACGAGGCAGCGATCAAACCGTTACCCAATTCCCGCAAGATCTACGTCGAAGGCAGCCGGCCTGACATCCGCGTGCCGATGCGCGAAATCACGCAGGCCGACACGCCCGCGTCGTTCGGCTTCGAGGCCAATCCGCCGGTCTACGTCTACGACACCTCCGGCCCGTACACCGATCCGGACGCGGTGATCGACATCCGCTCCGGCCTGGCCGCCACCCCGCGCCTGCCGTGGATACTGGAGCGCGGCGACACCGAGGAGCTCGACGGCCCGACCTCCGACTACGGCAAGGCGCGCCTGGCCGATCCCGCCTTGGCCGAACTGCGTTTCAACCTGCACCGCCAGCCGCGCCGCGCGCGCGCCGGCGCCAACGTCACGCAAATGCACTACGCGCGCCGGGGCATCGTCACGCCGGAGATGGAGTTCGTGGCGATCCGCGAAAACCTGCGCCGCAAGGAGTACCTGGAAAACCTCAAGGGCTCCGGGCCGATGGGCCAGCGCCTGGCCGATTTGATGGGCCGCCAGCATCCGGGCCAATCGTTCGGCGCCAGCATCCCGGCCGAGATCACCCCTGAATTCGTGCGCGAGGAGATCGCGCGGGGCCGCGCCATCATCCCGGCAAACATCAACCACCCGGAGATCGAGCCGATGATCATCGGCCGCAATTTCCTGGTCAAGATCAACGCCAACATCGGCAATTCGGCCGTCACCTCGTCGATCGGCGAGGAAGTCGAAAAAATGACGTGGGCGATCCGCTGGGGCGGCGACAACGTCATGGACCTGTCGACCGGCAAGCATATCCACGAAACGCGCGAGTGGATCATCCGTAACAGCCCGGTCCCGATCGGCACCGTGCCGATTTACCAGGCGCTGGAAAAGGTCAACGGCAAGGCCGAGGACCTGACCTGGGAAATCTACCGCGACACCCTCATCGAGCAGGCCGAGCAGGGCGTCGACTACTTCACCATCCACGCCGGCGTGCTGCTGCGCTACGTGCCGATGACGGCCAAGCGCCTGACCGGCATCGTCTCGCGCGGCGGCTCGATCATGGCCAAGTGGTGCCTGGCGCACCACAAGGAATCGTTCCTGTACACGCACTTCGAAGAGATCTGCGAAATCATGAAGGCCTACGACGTGTCGTTCTCGCTCGGTGACGGCTTGCGTCCCGGCTCGATCTACGATGCCAACGACGAGGCGCAACTGGGCGAACTGAAAACCCTGGGCGAGCTGACGCAAATCGCCTGGAAGCACGACGTGCAGGTGATGATCGAAGGCCCCGGCCACGTGCCGATGCAGCTGATCAAGGAGAACATGGACCTGCAGCTGGAGCAGTGCCACGAGGCGCCGTTCTACACCCTGGGACCGTTGACCACCGACATCGCGCCCGGCTACGACCACATCACTTCCGGCATCGGCGCCGCGCAGATCGGCTGGTACGGCACCGCGATGCTGTGCTACGTCACGCCGAAAGAACATCTGGGCCTGCCGGACAAGAACGACGTCAAGGACGGCATCATCACGTACAAGATCGCCGCGCACGCCGCCGACCTGGCCAAGGGCCATCCGGGCGCGCAGATCCGCGACAACGCGCTGTCGAAGGCGCGCTTCGAATTCCGCTGGGACGACCAGTTCAACCTGGGCCTCGATCCGGACAAGGCGCGCGAGTTCCACGACGAGACCTTGCCCAAGGATTCGGCCAAGGTGGCGCATTTCTGTTCGATGTGCGGCCCGCATTTCTGCTCGATGAAGATCACGCAGGAGGTGCGCGAGTACGCCGCCGCCAACGGCATGAGCGACGGCGTGGCGATCGAGCAGGGCATGCAGGTCAAGGCGGTGGAGTTCATCAAGAACGGCGCCGAGCTGTATCGCAAGCTGTGA
- a CDS encoding 4-oxalomesaconate tautomerase, translating to MTHYPASDLRAVPCLLMRGGTSRGPFFLESDLPADPAARDRVLLAALGSPDSRQIDGLGGAHPLTSKAGIVRKSTTAGVDLDFLFAQLQPDGDTVDLTPNCGNMLAAVLPFALERGLLPAGDGATTARILTLNTGMQCDVTMPTPGGRLRYGGDARIDGVPGSAAPISINFLDTAGSVCPALLPSGRRMDRIAVAARAGGAGAAGFNVAPYEIDATLIDNGMPMVLVRAADFGLTGHESVAALNADTDLRARLEALRLTAGPLMGLGDVTTRNYPKMCLVAAPRAGGALATRCFIPHLCHEAIGVLAAVTVATACVLPGSVAAGLAAGLAAIPDGMPKTLSIEHPGGEFSVELAFAPGEPERVARAALLRTARPIMRGEVLIPGHL from the coding sequence ATGACCCACTACCCTGCCTCCGATTTGCGCGCCGTCCCCTGCCTGCTGATGCGCGGCGGAACCTCGCGCGGCCCGTTCTTCCTCGAGTCCGATTTGCCGGCCGATCCGGCCGCGCGCGACCGCGTGCTGCTGGCCGCGCTGGGTTCTCCCGACAGCCGGCAAATCGACGGCCTCGGCGGCGCCCATCCGCTCACCAGCAAGGCCGGCATCGTGCGCAAGAGCACCACCGCCGGCGTCGACCTGGACTTCCTGTTCGCCCAGCTGCAGCCGGACGGCGACACGGTCGACCTCACGCCCAACTGCGGCAACATGCTGGCGGCGGTGCTGCCGTTCGCGCTCGAACGCGGGCTGCTGCCGGCCGGCGACGGCGCCACCACGGCGCGCATCCTGACCCTCAACACCGGCATGCAATGCGACGTCACCATGCCGACGCCGGGCGGCCGCTTGCGCTACGGCGGCGACGCGCGCATCGACGGCGTGCCCGGCAGCGCCGCGCCCATCAGCATCAACTTCCTCGACACGGCCGGCTCGGTGTGCCCGGCGCTGCTGCCCAGCGGGCGCCGGATGGACCGGATCGCCGTGGCGGCCCGGGCCGGCGGCGCCGGCGCCGCCGGCTTCAACGTCGCGCCGTACGAGATCGACGCCACCCTGATCGACAACGGCATGCCGATGGTGCTGGTGCGGGCGGCCGACTTCGGCCTGACCGGCCACGAATCGGTGGCGGCGCTGAACGCCGACACCGACCTGCGCGCCAGGCTCGAGGCGCTGCGCCTGACGGCCGGCCCGCTGATGGGACTGGGCGATGTGACGACCAGGAACTATCCGAAGATGTGCCTGGTCGCGGCGCCGCGCGCCGGCGGCGCGCTGGCCACCCGCTGCTTCATTCCGCACCTGTGCCACGAGGCGATCGGCGTGCTGGCCGCCGTCACCGTGGCCACCGCCTGCGTGCTGCCCGGATCGGTCGCGGCCGGCCTGGCCGCCGGCTTGGCCGCGATCCCGGACGGCATGCCCAAGACGCTGTCGATCGAACATCCCGGCGGCGAGTTCAGCGTGGAGCTGGCATTCGCCCCCGGCGAGCCGGAGCGGGTGGCCAGGGCCGCCCTGCTGCGCACCGCCCGTCCCATCATGCGGGGCGAAGTCCTGATCCCCGGCCATCTCTAA
- a CDS encoding amidohydrolase produces the protein MIIDCHGHYTTAPKALEEWRKRQIAHLDNPALGPKASELRIGDDELRESIELNQLRLMRERGSDLTIFSPRASFMAHHIGNAGTSATWAALCNELCARVAGLFPDHFIGAAMLPQSPGADPRGCVAELERCVKDYGFVGVNLNPDPSGGHWTAPPLSDKCWYPLYEKMVEYEIPAMIHVSTSCNACFHTTGAHYLNADTTAFMQCLTSDLFSDFPTLKFLIPHGGGAVPYHWGRFRGLAQELNKPLLGEHLLNNIFFDTCVYHQPGIDLLTRVMPVKNVLFASEMIGAVRGIDPETGHHYDDTRRYIEAADLTDAERHAIFEGNARRVYPRLDAALTRKGY, from the coding sequence TTGATCATCGATTGCCACGGCCATTACACCACCGCCCCCAAGGCGCTGGAGGAATGGCGCAAGCGCCAGATCGCCCACCTCGACAACCCGGCGCTGGGGCCGAAAGCGTCCGAGCTGCGGATCGGCGACGACGAGCTGCGCGAGTCGATCGAACTGAACCAACTGAGGCTGATGCGCGAGCGCGGCTCGGATCTGACCATCTTTTCGCCGCGCGCCAGCTTCATGGCCCACCACATCGGCAACGCCGGCACCAGCGCCACCTGGGCCGCCCTCTGCAACGAGTTGTGCGCGCGCGTGGCCGGCCTGTTCCCGGACCACTTCATCGGCGCGGCCATGCTGCCGCAGTCGCCCGGCGCCGATCCGCGCGGCTGCGTCGCCGAGCTGGAGCGATGCGTCAAGGACTACGGCTTTGTCGGCGTGAACCTCAATCCCGATCCGTCGGGCGGGCATTGGACCGCGCCGCCGCTGTCGGACAAGTGCTGGTATCCGCTGTACGAAAAGATGGTCGAGTACGAGATCCCGGCGATGATCCACGTCAGCACCAGCTGCAACGCCTGCTTCCACACCACCGGCGCGCACTACCTCAACGCCGACACCACCGCCTTCATGCAATGCCTGACCAGCGACCTGTTCTCGGACTTCCCGACGCTCAAATTCCTGATTCCGCACGGCGGCGGCGCCGTGCCGTACCACTGGGGGCGCTTTCGCGGGCTGGCGCAGGAGCTCAACAAGCCGCTGCTGGGCGAGCATCTGTTGAACAACATTTTCTTCGACACCTGCGTCTACCACCAGCCCGGCATCGACCTGCTGACCCGGGTCATGCCCGTCAAAAACGTGCTGTTCGCCTCGGAGATGATCGGCGCCGTGCGCGGCATCGATCCCGAGACCGGCCACCACTACGACGACACCCGGCGCTACATCGAGGCGGCCGATTTGACCGACGCCGAGCGCCACGCCATTTTCGAAGGCAACGCGCGCCGGGTCTACCCGCGCCTGGACGCCGCCCTGACCCGGAAAGGATATTGA